In Malus sylvestris chromosome 2, drMalSylv7.2, whole genome shotgun sequence, the genomic stretch TCCCTCCAAGAAAAGCCAGCATTTGGCATCCTCTATGAGCATGAAACCATGCCGGATCGGCCCCTTCAACCGTCTTGAGATACCTTGCCACGATTATGCCGATGGGCATAAGTATGCCCCAACTGATGGTATTGATAATTCCATGCGCATATTTTAAGGCGGACGTTGAAGTACTTCCCTTGCTTGTTTCAGTTTTCCCGGAAAGAAAATCTAAGGTTCCAAAAGATTGCACATTGGGTCCTGAAAGCGAGTGCATTCCGGGGGTGTTCCCGAACATGGGTCCTTGCTGCCAGACGTGGTGCACAACGCTGACATTGTTCGGAAGGCCTATGGTCGCAAAGATGATGAATTCGTTGTTCTCATAAACCGCGGAGACGTCGTACAAAGGGAAGCTTACATTCCCTTGTTCTAAATGAGTACCGTAACTTTTAATTGGTGAAGAATAAACCGTCATAGTTCCATCGGTTCTTTTGTAAGCGACAATGGCTTGTGAACCGACCATGCCAGTAGATGTAGGGTTTATGGCCCATGCAACCCATCTCGAGTCACTCACCACAGATTGTGTGAATGCAATGTCAACCGTGGCTGTCAACGGATAGTAATTCCAGTGGATCGTCGAGTTCAAAACGGGCAGAGTACTGCATGCGGCGAAGGTTTTCTTGTTGGAGAAGATACGGGTCATGCATGGCGGTTGTGCGGCGGCGGAGGAGACGGTAAACAGTAAGCAAATAACGAAGAGAGACTTGGAAAGTGCCATAATTGTTGTCCTTCGGGTTAGAATTTAGAAGAAAGCAATAGTTGATCGTTTATTGTGGTTCGTTGGCTTCTGCCTATGCCTATATATACGTTGCTAATGCAATGATTTCATAATCCTACACGGAGTAGAACTGCTGGTTGCTTGGGAGCCAAGCCTTTTCTATTTTCTAActaggaaagggaaacccaATACCAGGTGGTTTcctattcaaaattttaaataatattcaTGTTACTTTTTTCCGCGGCGTGAAAAGATTagcataaaatttaattttgttttgtataaaaacaaattaattttgttttgtactTAGCGTTAAGTAAATGTAGTTTTAAATGTGGTTTAACTTGTGTAATTATTAAAGTGCAGGTATTGTTGGTGAGAATGGGTTAAATGGGGGTAAAATGTGGCACACTGCCTCATGAGTTAAAAGGTGAATTTTTTGGCTGTCGCAAGCATTCTGAATCACTGAAACTGAATATATGATTTATTTTAAGAATTGTTAGACAGCTATTTCCGGTGCGATCTTTCCACCACCAAAGGAAGAATGCCAATGGGACCCAAAGTTGAAATTATTATAGACTAAAAAGTTCTTCAGTCCTCGAACCAGCTGTCTACGATCCAATTTACGGGATTAACAACATCTATTTGGAGATAGAAAGTTCATCATTCTCAAACTCAATCGACAGACTGATCTGCCTGCTCAACTTTGTTGAGCTACTAACTTGATGCATGATCTTAGCTAGGTGGTTAAACGCAGTTGAGATCATGCATCAATTAGTAGCTAAACAAATAAAGGGTCGGAAAGAGTGCTGCTAGCTCAAACTCGCCAAATTGATCTCATGAATTCTCAGGTAACAAACCATCATGTCTAATTGCCTGCGAATATTTGTCTACATTTGTCTGTCTAGGATTTCTAATATTTGGCAAGTGAAGGACGACAAATCAAAGTGCGTGAAGGCATTTCAACGATTCGATTTAAACTTCATTTCTTTGGCAAAAATTACGAAAGGGCATGTCGGAATTCACCAGTCATCCCATCTCGGAACAAAAGTTGGCAGAAAATTAGCAGTAACTGTGTTATACCACAATCCCAATTGCACTGAAGTCACATCCTACATGTGCCTAAACCCTATTGCCTCATTGGGTGTCTAGGATCGGCTTCAATAGGATAACTCGGTAGATTCAAGAACTGTTGAATCAAGAAATGGATGCCCACTTGTTTATTTTGTCCAAGCGTATAAGCGAAGGCAGAAGTTTGCGAGGGATAAATTTTTTCGTGACTAATCCATCATTCTACCCTCAACTGGTAGTTTTATTCAACTCTTCATTCAATCTAATAAGTTATACAATTCAAACTATCCTAGACACGAAATGACGCCTAAATTCaaactttacaaaaaaaataaaaaaaaaatttgctagGAATTACTTACCTACATGATCAAACACAATCTCAGGGAGAGCATTTTTGAGAAatgttattttcataaaattcatTATAAATGTTTGGGTC encodes the following:
- the LOC126601629 gene encoding cytochrome b561 and DOMON domain-containing protein At5g47530-like, coding for MALSKSLFVICLLFTVSSAAAQPPCMTRIFSNKKTFAACSTLPVLNSTIHWNYYPLTATVDIAFTQSVVSDSRWVAWAINPTSTGMVGSQAIVAYKRTDGTMTVYSSPIKSYGTHLEQGNVSFPLYDVSAVYENNEFIIFATIGLPNNVSVVHHVWQQGPMFGNTPGMHSLSGPNVQSFGTLDFLSGKTETSKGSTSTSALKYAHGIINTISWGILMPIGIIVARYLKTVEGADPAWFHAHRGCQMLAFLGGIAGWGTGIFLGSKSPGIQYKGHKCIGITLFVLATIQVAVALCLRPKKTDENRKYWNWFHWVVGYGTIVLSITNIFKGFDILEPANKWKFAYIVIIGTLGCIAAILEVRKLGSFLSRFRSSRAAGPEIVESTQTIV